The following are encoded in a window of Nakamurella sp. A5-74 genomic DNA:
- the hrpB gene encoding ATP-dependent helicase HrpB has protein sequence MTSPPLLPGPEAPGADLPVRPALAELVEAVRARGTAVLVAPPGSGKTSLLPLALADAVDGRVIVAEPRRLATRAAAHRLAWLIGERPGDRIGYAMRDERAGSARTRVEVVTTGLLVQRLQRDPELAGVGAIVIDECHERHLDADLALAFCVDVRDTLRPDLALIATSATPDTEAMTRALGGADTPVVTAATASFPVTVEWVPPPQALPLLADARVDPRLLVHVAAVVLRALQEGPGDVLVFVPGEAEIAGVIRNLGGGIHALPLYGRQTRVEQERALTPSDRQQVVVTTAVAESSLTVPGIRAVVDAGLARQPRTDPSRGLSALVTTRVSRAAADQRAGRAGREGPGRVYRCWSAVDHSHLADHTPPEIATADLAGFALSMAAWGAPGGRGLALLSAPPVAALDVAVDLLRELGAVDADGRITQRGQQIAGISAHPRLARALLDGAPLVGTDRAREVVALLSDDSLTGRSDDLPARWREMRQGVDRAASARWRDEIRRLGRSGEAGRSPESAGVTSSRTPDDLAAGMVVGLAYPDRIARARSTEGVTYQLLSGTGAALVVTSGLRRSTWLAVASADRPVGRADARIRSAAPIDEATARLVAGDLVTHTDDIRWHDGRVVAERVESLGAIRLAASPIGTPDPALLVAAITDGLRRSGLEILPWSEAAIRLRERMSFCHTMIGAPWPAVDDTALLADLDGWLGPDLQKVRRSKDLGRVDILGALRRLLPWPAAARLDELAPDRLRVPSGNQVRVGYDGDSPPVVAVKLQEMFGWTVTPRLADGRAPIVLHLLSPAGRTVAITGDLASFWVQGYPQARAELRARYPRHPWPEDPLTAEPTRRVKPRS, from the coding sequence GTGACCTCTCCACCGCTACTCCCCGGACCCGAGGCGCCGGGGGCCGATCTGCCGGTCCGCCCCGCGCTGGCGGAGCTGGTCGAGGCGGTGCGCGCACGCGGAACAGCGGTGCTGGTCGCGCCGCCCGGATCGGGCAAGACCTCGCTGCTACCGCTCGCGCTGGCCGACGCCGTCGACGGCCGGGTGATCGTGGCCGAGCCCCGACGGCTCGCCACCCGCGCGGCGGCGCATCGGCTGGCGTGGTTGATCGGGGAGCGGCCGGGTGACCGCATCGGCTACGCCATGCGGGACGAGCGGGCCGGTAGTGCGCGCACGCGGGTCGAGGTCGTCACCACCGGCCTGTTGGTGCAGCGATTGCAACGTGATCCGGAGCTGGCAGGCGTCGGGGCGATCGTCATCGACGAGTGTCACGAGCGGCACCTGGACGCCGATCTGGCGTTGGCGTTCTGTGTCGATGTCCGGGACACGCTGCGGCCGGATCTCGCACTGATCGCGACCTCGGCGACCCCGGACACCGAGGCCATGACCCGTGCGCTCGGGGGCGCAGACACCCCGGTCGTCACTGCCGCCACCGCAAGTTTCCCGGTGACCGTCGAGTGGGTCCCGCCGCCGCAGGCCCTCCCGTTGCTGGCGGACGCCCGGGTCGACCCCCGGCTGCTGGTGCACGTCGCCGCCGTCGTGCTTCGGGCACTGCAGGAAGGACCGGGCGACGTCCTCGTGTTCGTGCCCGGTGAGGCCGAGATCGCCGGTGTCATCAGGAATCTCGGTGGCGGCATCCACGCGCTCCCGCTCTACGGTCGGCAGACCCGGGTGGAGCAGGAACGAGCGCTGACGCCATCGGACCGTCAGCAGGTGGTGGTGACGACCGCGGTTGCCGAGAGTTCCCTGACCGTGCCGGGGATTCGCGCCGTGGTCGATGCGGGACTCGCCCGCCAACCCCGGACCGACCCGTCCCGCGGGCTCAGCGCACTGGTCACCACCCGGGTGTCGAGAGCCGCCGCCGACCAACGAGCAGGCCGCGCCGGTCGCGAAGGCCCTGGTCGGGTCTACCGCTGCTGGTCGGCCGTCGACCACTCCCACCTCGCGGACCACACGCCCCCCGAGATCGCCACCGCCGATCTGGCCGGATTCGCTCTGTCGATGGCGGCGTGGGGAGCTCCTGGCGGTCGGGGCCTCGCGCTGCTGAGCGCTCCACCGGTCGCGGCACTGGACGTGGCTGTCGACCTGCTGCGCGAGCTGGGCGCGGTCGACGCCGACGGGCGGATCACCCAGCGAGGACAGCAGATCGCCGGGATCAGCGCCCATCCCCGGCTGGCCAGGGCGCTGCTGGACGGTGCGCCGCTGGTGGGAACCGATCGCGCCAGGGAGGTGGTGGCGCTGCTCTCGGACGACTCCCTCACCGGCCGCAGCGACGATCTCCCAGCGCGGTGGCGCGAGATGCGGCAGGGCGTGGATCGGGCCGCGTCCGCCCGGTGGCGGGACGAGATCCGCCGACTCGGGCGCAGCGGCGAAGCGGGTCGGTCACCAGAGTCGGCGGGCGTGACGTCCTCCCGGACACCGGACGACCTCGCGGCCGGGATGGTGGTCGGACTGGCGTACCCGGACCGGATCGCCCGCGCGCGATCAACGGAAGGCGTGACGTACCAACTGCTGTCGGGAACCGGTGCAGCACTCGTCGTGACGTCGGGACTACGGCGATCGACCTGGCTGGCCGTGGCTTCCGCCGATCGTCCGGTGGGCCGCGCCGACGCCCGGATCCGGTCGGCCGCCCCGATCGACGAGGCCACCGCGCGGCTGGTCGCCGGTGACCTGGTCACCCACACCGATGACATCCGTTGGCACGACGGACGTGTGGTCGCCGAGCGGGTCGAATCGCTCGGCGCGATCCGGTTGGCGGCGAGCCCGATCGGGACACCCGATCCGGCGCTGCTGGTCGCCGCCATCACCGACGGACTACGCCGATCGGGACTCGAGATCCTGCCGTGGAGCGAGGCGGCGATCCGGCTCCGGGAGCGCATGTCTTTCTGCCACACCATGATCGGTGCGCCGTGGCCTGCGGTGGACGATACTGCCCTGCTGGCGGATCTCGACGGATGGCTCGGCCCGGACCTGCAGAAGGTGCGCCGCAGCAAGGATCTCGGCCGCGTCGACATACTCGGAGCGCTGCGTCGACTGCTGCCCTGGCCCGCGGCGGCGCGGCTGGACGAGCTGGCCCCGGACCGCCTCAGAGTGCCGTCGGGAAACCAGGTGCGAGTCGGCTACGACGGAGATTCGCCGCCGGTGGTCGCGGTCAAACTCCAGGAGATGTTCGGGTGGACGGTCACCCCACGGCTCGCTGACGGGCGCGCACCGATCGTGCTGCACCTGCTGTCGCCGGCCGGACGCACCGTGGCCATCACCGGGGATCTGGCGTCGTTCTGGGTGCAGGGATACCCGCAGGCAAGGGCGGAGCTGCGCGCCCGGTATCCCCGCCACCCCTGGCCGGAGGATCCGCTCACCGCCGAACCAACCCGCCGGGTCAAGCCGCGCAGCTGA
- a CDS encoding TetR/AcrR family transcriptional regulator, translating into MTTFQRARSADQRAERRKAILTTAATMLAEMPVAELSLNNLSRRVCLAKSNVLRYFDSREAVLLELLELHWAEWLQELGASVPQLREDTPATDRVDALAALIADAAAHREIFCDLLGAQATVLERNVSVPVAATFKRSALQHLQDLGVIAASALPELTKEDRFAFAAAAMLAIGALWTHSRPSAAMVQAYDDDPSLAALRLDFTETLGQLLAVMLSGFLARADRPMAVSRKTASVQEGLQH; encoded by the coding sequence GTGACCACATTCCAGCGCGCCCGGAGCGCGGACCAGCGCGCCGAACGCCGCAAGGCCATCCTGACGACGGCAGCGACGATGCTGGCCGAGATGCCGGTCGCCGAGCTCAGCCTGAACAACCTGAGCCGTCGGGTCTGTCTGGCCAAGTCGAATGTGCTGCGGTACTTCGACTCCCGCGAAGCCGTGCTGCTGGAGCTGCTGGAGCTGCACTGGGCCGAGTGGCTGCAGGAACTCGGCGCATCGGTGCCGCAGCTGCGGGAGGACACTCCCGCTACCGATCGGGTGGATGCCCTGGCAGCGCTGATCGCCGACGCGGCCGCCCACCGGGAGATCTTCTGCGATCTGCTGGGTGCGCAGGCGACCGTGCTCGAGCGCAACGTCTCGGTGCCAGTGGCGGCCACGTTCAAACGCTCAGCGCTGCAGCACCTCCAGGACCTCGGAGTGATCGCGGCCTCGGCGTTGCCGGAACTGACAAAGGAGGATCGGTTCGCTTTCGCGGCGGCCGCGATGTTGGCGATCGGTGCGCTGTGGACGCATTCCCGGCCGAGCGCGGCCATGGTCCAGGCATATGACGACGATCCCTCGCTGGCCGCGCTGCGGCTGGATTTCACCGAAACCCTCGGGCAGCTGCTGGCAGTGATGCTGTCCGGGTTCTTGGCCCGCGCGGACCGGCCGATGGCTGTCTCCCGAAAGACTGCATCCGTTCAGGAAGGACTTCAGCACTGA
- a CDS encoding SDR family oxidoreductase: MYAVPDQTGRLVVVTGANSGTGKEATRRLSAAGASVVMAVRTLAKGEQARAEILADNPAADLEVRRIDLSDLASVASFADSLIADGRPLSTLVNNAGVMAPPTRNTTVDGFELQFGSNFLGAFALTTRLLPLVLSADAPRIVTMSSGMANIGKIDFDDLQWERRRWSPMRSYAQSKLADLMMTIELARLVDARGWNVRSIAAHPGFTRTNLQSAGASLGRDKPKRSLVDLPLLPSQDVQQGAEPLLFAAADPDAAHGGYYGPGGRFKLVGPTAVAKIPRRARDLEVASRLWAEAERLTGAPVHV; this comes from the coding sequence ATGTACGCAGTTCCTGATCAGACCGGACGTCTCGTCGTCGTCACCGGAGCCAACAGCGGTACCGGCAAGGAGGCCACCCGCCGGCTCTCCGCCGCCGGTGCGTCGGTCGTGATGGCGGTTCGCACCCTCGCCAAGGGCGAGCAGGCGCGCGCTGAGATCCTGGCCGACAATCCGGCGGCCGATCTCGAGGTCCGTCGCATCGACCTGTCCGACCTGGCCTCGGTCGCCTCGTTCGCCGACTCCCTGATCGCCGACGGGCGGCCGCTGAGCACGCTGGTCAACAATGCGGGCGTGATGGCGCCGCCCACCCGCAACACCACCGTCGACGGCTTCGAGTTGCAGTTCGGCAGCAACTTCCTGGGGGCTTTCGCGCTCACCACCCGCTTGCTGCCGCTGGTGCTCTCCGCCGACGCGCCGCGGATCGTGACGATGAGCAGCGGCATGGCAAACATCGGCAAGATCGACTTCGACGACCTGCAGTGGGAGCGGCGGCGCTGGAGCCCGATGCGCTCCTACGCCCAGTCCAAGCTGGCCGACCTGATGATGACCATCGAGCTGGCGCGCCTCGTCGATGCCCGCGGCTGGAACGTCCGCAGTATCGCGGCACATCCCGGCTTCACCCGCACCAACCTGCAGTCCGCCGGCGCGAGCCTGGGTCGGGACAAGCCGAAACGGTCCCTGGTCGACCTGCCACTGCTGCCCTCGCAGGACGTCCAGCAGGGCGCTGAGCCACTGCTGTTCGCCGCGGCTGATCCCGACGCTGCGCACGGCGGCTACTACGGGCCGGGCGGACGCTTCAAGCTGGTCGGTCCGACCGCGGTCGCGAAGATCCCCCGTCGGGCACGGGATCTCGAGGTCGCGTCACGGCTGTGGGCCGAGGCCGAACGGTTGACCGGAGCCCCTGTCCACGTCTGA
- a CDS encoding MFS transporter, which translates to MTDSATHVQPTSLKRSISNTLKGSAGNLVEWFDVYVYSVFATYFEKQFFDANDSNSTIYIWATFAVTFLMRPIGSWWFGRYADRYGRRAALTLSVTIMAGGSFVIALTPTENAIGVLSAVILVLCRLVQGFATGGEYGTSATYMSEAAVPGKRGFLSSFQYVTLIGGHVLAQLTLLLMLLFGDREWISSWGWRIAFGLGGVAALVVYWVRRTMDESLTTEMIADAKAGKDSTSGSMNELLRRYWRPLTLAFFVTMGGTVAFYTYSVNAPKIIQAQFAGTDVITGTVINLIGLTVLMLMQPIGGLLADRYGQKTLLVFFGVGGVAYTWFLLTALPKQDSAVAAFAILVGGFVFLTGYTSINAVVKAQLFPIHIRALGVGLGYALANSIFGGTAPLLYSAAQENGKVTLFIVYVTVLIGLSLLTYIFFLRNKAPNWLEDPEEMAVLRDRRSPARSSS; encoded by the coding sequence ATGACGGATTCCGCCACCCATGTGCAACCGACCTCCCTCAAGCGTTCGATCTCGAACACCCTGAAGGGATCGGCCGGCAACCTCGTCGAGTGGTTCGACGTGTATGTCTACTCGGTCTTCGCGACGTACTTCGAGAAGCAGTTCTTCGATGCGAACGATTCGAACTCGACGATCTACATCTGGGCGACGTTCGCGGTCACGTTCCTGATGCGGCCGATCGGCTCGTGGTGGTTCGGCCGCTACGCCGACCGGTACGGGCGCCGGGCGGCGCTCACCCTGTCGGTGACCATCATGGCGGGCGGATCGTTCGTCATCGCCCTGACGCCCACCGAGAACGCCATCGGTGTGCTGTCCGCGGTGATCCTGGTGCTGTGCCGGCTGGTGCAGGGCTTCGCCACCGGCGGCGAGTACGGGACGTCCGCGACGTACATGTCCGAGGCCGCGGTGCCCGGCAAGCGTGGATTCCTCTCGTCGTTCCAGTACGTCACGTTGATCGGCGGTCACGTGCTGGCGCAGCTGACCCTGCTGCTGATGTTGCTGTTCGGTGACCGGGAGTGGATCAGCAGCTGGGGATGGCGGATCGCGTTCGGTCTCGGCGGGGTGGCAGCCCTGGTCGTCTACTGGGTGCGCCGCACGATGGACGAATCACTGACCACCGAGATGATCGCGGATGCCAAGGCGGGCAAGGACTCCACCTCCGGCTCGATGAACGAGCTGCTGCGTCGCTACTGGCGTCCGCTGACCCTCGCGTTCTTCGTCACGATGGGTGGCACGGTGGCGTTCTACACCTACTCGGTCAACGCACCCAAGATCATCCAGGCCCAGTTCGCCGGCACCGACGTCATCACCGGCACCGTCATCAACCTGATCGGTCTCACGGTGCTGATGCTCATGCAGCCGATCGGTGGACTCCTGGCCGACCGGTACGGGCAGAAGACGCTGCTGGTGTTCTTCGGCGTCGGCGGCGTCGCCTACACCTGGTTCCTGCTCACGGCACTGCCCAAGCAGGACTCGGCCGTGGCGGCCTTTGCGATCCTGGTCGGCGGTTTCGTCTTCCTGACCGGGTACACGTCGATCAACGCAGTGGTGAAGGCGCAGCTGTTCCCGATCCACATCCGGGCGCTGGGCGTCGGTCTCGGGTACGCGCTGGCCAACTCGATCTTCGGTGGCACCGCGCCGCTGCTGTACAGCGCCGCGCAGGAGAACGGCAAGGTCACCCTGTTCATCGTCTACGTGACGGTGTTGATCGGACTGTCGCTGCTGACGTACATCTTCTTCCTCCGCAACAAGGCCCCGAACTGGCTGGAGGATCCCGAGGAGATGGCGGTGCTGCGCGATCGGCGCTCCCCCGCCCGCAGCAGCAGCTGA
- a CDS encoding helix-turn-helix transcriptional regulator, translating to MAHLHAELGPLLRSWRDRLSPVDVGLRAGSARRAPGLRREELAALAGLSVDYVVRLEQGRASRPSAQVVASLARALQLTDGERDHLHVVAGLLPPSPAQVPSHIPPGVQRLVTRLGEVPLAVFTASWDLLHWSALWVTLLGEPVQPGPGRPNLLRAHFTGVSMGAADNRIVSRSVGTDAFGASLVADLRRVHGRYPEDRAVTALMGELAAGSEQFRELWNSGVVGEHQSEAKVVRTATVGDIELDCDVLNVAGTDLHIVVYTAAEGSEAAEKLDFLRITGGVSSPSSLGHPN from the coding sequence ATGGCACACCTGCACGCCGAGCTGGGTCCGCTGTTGCGCTCGTGGCGTGACCGGCTGTCGCCGGTGGACGTCGGTCTGCGCGCCGGGAGCGCGCGACGGGCACCCGGTCTGCGCCGCGAGGAGTTGGCGGCGCTGGCCGGGCTGAGCGTCGACTACGTCGTCCGGCTGGAGCAGGGCCGGGCGAGTCGACCCTCGGCGCAGGTCGTCGCCTCGCTCGCCAGGGCGCTGCAGTTGACGGACGGCGAGCGGGACCATCTCCATGTCGTCGCCGGACTGCTGCCGCCGTCACCGGCCCAGGTCCCGTCCCACATCCCGCCCGGTGTGCAGCGGCTGGTCACCCGGCTCGGCGAGGTGCCGTTGGCGGTCTTCACCGCGAGCTGGGACCTGTTGCACTGGAGCGCGCTCTGGGTCACGTTGTTGGGTGAACCCGTCCAGCCGGGCCCCGGTCGACCGAACCTGTTGCGGGCGCACTTCACCGGCGTGTCCATGGGAGCTGCGGACAACCGGATCGTCAGCAGATCCGTCGGGACCGACGCGTTCGGTGCATCACTCGTCGCCGATCTGCGCCGGGTCCACGGCCGGTATCCGGAAGATCGCGCCGTGACGGCCCTGATGGGGGAGCTCGCGGCGGGCAGCGAGCAGTTCCGGGAACTGTGGAACAGCGGCGTCGTCGGCGAGCACCAGTCCGAGGCCAAAGTCGTGCGGACGGCGACGGTCGGCGACATCGAACTCGACTGCGACGTGCTCAACGTCGCCGGCACCGACCTGCACATCGTCGTGTACACGGCGGCCGAAGGATCCGAGGCCGCGGAGAAGCTCGACTTCCTCCGGATCACCGGCGGGGTCTCGTCTCCCTCATCCCTCGGCCACCCGAACTGA
- a CDS encoding endo-beta-N-acetylglucosaminidase H, producing MRSHTEQGRFTRRAVLTGALGAAGSLVFAGAADASGKPGRGKESGNGEGRGRGRGHRQCDPRAVATDPISVAYVEVNNEDPINVGRYRLADGRQLFAIGILFAANINASTTTSSGTALVCNERMQQTLDEASTQIRPLQAKGTKVLLSVLGNHQGVGLANFQTYRAADDFARQVMTVVNRYGLDGVDLDDEYSDYGANGTPQPNDDSIGWLITALRKRMPDKLITFYDIGPSSDSLRTADPSIGAKLDYAWNPYYGAYNPPSIPGLGKESEGAAAIDWQSTSAATAASLATRTDTDGFGVYLTYNLDDVDRSGYANSFTQPLYGQDTVFH from the coding sequence ATGCGCAGCCACACCGAGCAAGGCCGCTTCACCCGCCGTGCCGTTCTCACCGGGGCGCTCGGCGCCGCCGGCTCGCTGGTGTTCGCCGGCGCTGCCGACGCCTCCGGCAAGCCTGGGCGCGGGAAAGAGAGCGGGAACGGGGAGGGCCGCGGCCGGGGTCGCGGACACCGTCAGTGCGACCCGCGTGCTGTTGCCACCGACCCGATCAGCGTCGCCTATGTCGAGGTGAACAACGAGGATCCGATCAACGTCGGCCGCTATCGGCTGGCCGACGGCAGGCAACTCTTCGCAATCGGGATCCTGTTCGCGGCCAACATCAACGCCAGCACGACAACGTCGTCCGGCACGGCCCTGGTCTGCAACGAGCGGATGCAGCAGACCCTCGACGAGGCCTCGACCCAGATCCGACCCCTGCAGGCCAAGGGAACCAAGGTGCTGCTGTCGGTCCTGGGCAACCACCAGGGGGTCGGTCTCGCGAACTTCCAGACCTACCGCGCCGCAGACGATTTCGCGCGGCAGGTGATGACCGTGGTCAACCGCTACGGGTTGGACGGGGTCGACCTCGACGACGAGTACTCCGACTACGGCGCCAACGGCACCCCCCAGCCGAACGACGACTCGATCGGCTGGCTCATCACGGCGCTGCGGAAGCGGATGCCCGACAAGCTGATCACCTTCTACGACATCGGCCCGTCGTCCGACAGCCTCCGAACCGCCGATCCGTCGATCGGCGCGAAGTTGGACTATGCCTGGAACCCCTACTACGGGGCCTACAACCCGCCGTCCATCCCTGGCCTGGGCAAGGAGTCCGAAGGCGCGGCGGCCATCGACTGGCAGTCCACCTCCGCCGCCACTGCGGCCTCGCTGGCGACTCGTACCGACACCGACGGGTTCGGCGTGTACCTGACCTACAACCTCGATGACGTCGACCGCTCCGGCTACGCCAACTCCTTCACCCAGCCGCTCTACGGTCAGGACACCGTCTTCCACTGA
- a CDS encoding GH92 family glycosyl hydrolase, whose translation MAHPNDPSGPRTAVAARNGIGLHGARPLRVDRAAGEQQVRRALDGLAGHVVAVGEELRWSWFPERVLPEGVTEPTGGDLETFWDATAFTVDLLFTDGSRLSDAGVTDQYGIAPNPHAQDDARTAWVDQWNLRRVDLTPVAGRTVERAEAILGRIGEHSAATLPGLVGWLDDLAIEVHRRPPSTPLEYVDIRRGSHSSGRFSRGNTAPLVAVPHGGVFALPMTDAGSNRWPYSWAEHGRDGDVRPTIQAFATSHLPSPWMSDRGVFQLMPHPSPAPPTDRVARGLAFDHDDEDAGPHRYRVALEHGLVAELTAADFALGLRFTAPNDEGSLILDHHGSVSDVVVRRDGDVTVVEAVLDDRPGTPQHHLHLRVPGVLADHTRVAADRLTGFLRLDTRHPVEVGLGISTVSVADAAANLMAAGTFDAMVGEATRRWEQVLDTVRVDGATQDQRRTLFGGLYRLFLYPNRAGERALTGTPHYRSPYGGVLEHPIRDTPGPEVVEAELTTTHGFWDTYRTAWPLLALLTPDTAGPLAQGFVQHFHDGGWTPRWSAPGAEDCMTGTTSDTVFADLLVKGIGGIDADAAYASAVRNATVPARDHRVGRKGLHPGIFRGYVDTDTPEGMSWTLDAAINDWSVSVMAGLLADRTTDDAARDRYRAEQEWFARRSLLYRSVFDPVTGFFRGRGPDGSWRGERTAAGFDPDVWGHDYTETNAWGTMFTAPHDGAGLVALHQAGRGFDIALQEFSAATETGASAVAGSYGGVIHEMTEARDIRMGMLGLSNQPAHHIPFVPMFAGRHDDAHRVVRECVTRLFVGSDLGQGYPGDEDNGEMSAWWVWSAIGLYPLSPATGSYVLVPPLFDRTELPTSGTVIELAGTSRGPYLRSVTIDGEPWHSIAVPHSVIAGGAHLVLTLSDEPTGWGADSRPVSASELHGYADTPADVLPSGASPLTDDAAATVVRLAAGEQLTLDLPPTDASLYTVTVDAPGEHRWQLELLAPDGTEIHQQTRCEMFDQPRQTRVFRVSDAPLPAATGLRLTATDDLALRQLELIARGKRT comes from the coding sequence ATGGCACACCCGAACGATCCGTCCGGCCCCCGCACCGCTGTCGCCGCGCGGAACGGGATCGGGCTGCATGGCGCCCGTCCGCTCCGGGTGGATCGTGCGGCCGGCGAGCAGCAGGTCCGCCGGGCGCTGGATGGGTTGGCCGGCCATGTCGTCGCCGTTGGCGAAGAACTGCGCTGGTCGTGGTTCCCGGAGCGCGTGTTACCGGAGGGAGTGACCGAGCCGACCGGAGGCGACCTCGAGACGTTCTGGGACGCCACCGCTTTCACCGTCGATCTGCTCTTCACCGACGGCAGCCGGCTGTCTGACGCCGGCGTGACCGACCAGTACGGCATAGCACCGAACCCCCACGCGCAGGACGATGCCCGGACGGCCTGGGTCGACCAGTGGAATCTGCGGCGGGTGGACCTCACACCCGTGGCCGGCCGCACCGTCGAACGCGCCGAAGCGATCCTCGGGCGAATCGGGGAACATTCTGCTGCAACGCTTCCCGGACTGGTGGGCTGGCTCGACGACCTCGCCATCGAGGTGCACCGGCGGCCTCCGAGCACGCCGCTCGAGTACGTCGACATTCGGCGCGGTTCGCACTCCTCCGGTCGATTCTCTCGCGGCAACACCGCGCCGCTGGTCGCCGTTCCGCACGGCGGCGTGTTCGCGCTGCCGATGACCGACGCCGGCAGCAACCGGTGGCCCTACTCCTGGGCCGAACACGGCCGCGACGGCGACGTGCGGCCGACGATCCAGGCCTTCGCCACCTCGCACCTGCCCTCGCCGTGGATGAGTGACCGCGGGGTGTTCCAGCTGATGCCGCATCCCTCGCCGGCGCCGCCGACCGACCGCGTCGCTCGCGGGCTGGCCTTCGACCACGACGACGAGGACGCCGGCCCGCACCGCTACCGGGTCGCGCTCGAGCACGGACTGGTCGCCGAGCTGACCGCCGCCGATTTCGCGCTCGGGCTGCGATTCACCGCTCCGAACGACGAGGGTTCGCTGATCCTCGACCACCACGGCTCCGTCAGCGACGTCGTCGTCCGACGCGACGGCGACGTCACCGTCGTGGAGGCGGTGCTGGACGATCGACCGGGTACCCCCCAACACCACCTGCACCTGCGGGTGCCGGGCGTGCTGGCCGACCACACCAGGGTCGCCGCCGACCGCCTCACCGGTTTCCTCCGGCTGGACACCCGGCATCCGGTGGAGGTCGGGCTGGGCATCTCGACGGTCTCGGTCGCCGATGCGGCCGCCAACCTCATGGCCGCCGGGACCTTCGATGCAATGGTCGGCGAAGCGACCCGTCGCTGGGAGCAGGTGCTCGACACCGTCCGGGTCGACGGCGCCACCCAGGACCAGCGGCGCACCCTGTTCGGCGGGCTGTACCGGCTGTTCCTGTACCCGAACCGGGCCGGCGAGCGCGCCCTGACCGGGACGCCGCACTACCGCTCGCCCTACGGCGGGGTCTTGGAGCATCCGATCAGAGACACGCCCGGACCAGAGGTCGTGGAGGCGGAACTGACCACCACGCACGGCTTCTGGGACACCTACCGCACCGCCTGGCCGCTGCTGGCGCTGCTCACCCCGGACACGGCCGGTCCGCTCGCCCAGGGTTTCGTCCAACACTTCCACGACGGTGGCTGGACGCCGCGGTGGAGCGCTCCCGGCGCCGAGGACTGCATGACCGGGACCACCAGCGACACCGTGTTCGCCGACCTGCTCGTCAAGGGCATCGGCGGCATCGACGCCGACGCTGCCTACGCGAGCGCCGTCCGCAACGCGACGGTGCCTGCCCGCGACCATCGGGTAGGCCGAAAGGGCCTGCACCCCGGCATCTTTCGCGGATACGTCGACACCGATACGCCCGAGGGCATGTCATGGACGTTGGATGCGGCGATCAACGACTGGTCGGTGTCGGTGATGGCCGGTCTGCTCGCCGACCGCACCACCGATGACGCCGCCCGTGACCGGTACCGCGCGGAACAGGAATGGTTCGCCCGTCGCTCGTTGCTCTACCGGTCGGTGTTCGACCCGGTCACCGGCTTCTTCCGGGGCCGCGGGCCGGACGGCAGCTGGCGTGGTGAGCGCACTGCTGCCGGTTTCGATCCGGACGTCTGGGGCCACGACTACACCGAGACCAACGCGTGGGGCACAATGTTCACCGCCCCGCACGACGGCGCCGGCCTCGTGGCGTTGCACCAGGCCGGCCGCGGCTTCGACATTGCGCTGCAGGAGTTCTCCGCAGCAACGGAGACCGGCGCGAGCGCCGTCGCCGGTTCCTACGGAGGCGTCATCCACGAGATGACGGAGGCCCGCGACATCCGGATGGGCATGCTGGGACTGTCGAACCAACCAGCGCACCACATCCCGTTCGTCCCGATGTTCGCCGGCCGGCACGACGACGCCCACCGGGTGGTCCGGGAGTGCGTGACCCGGTTGTTCGTCGGGTCCGATCTCGGCCAGGGCTATCCCGGCGACGAGGACAACGGCGAGATGAGCGCCTGGTGGGTGTGGTCCGCGATCGGGCTCTATCCGCTGTCCCCGGCCACCGGCAGCTACGTCCTCGTGCCGCCGTTGTTCGACCGGACCGAGCTGCCGACGTCCGGCACCGTCATCGAACTCGCCGGGACGAGCCGTGGTCCGTATCTGCGCTCGGTGACGATCGACGGCGAACCGTGGCACTCGATCGCGGTGCCGCACAGCGTGATCGCCGGCGGCGCGCACCTGGTGCTGACGCTGTCGGACGAGCCGACCGGCTGGGGTGCCGACTCCCGCCCGGTGTCGGCGAGTGAGTTGCACGGTTACGCCGACACCCCCGCCGACGTCCTGCCGTCCGGGGCGTCACCGCTGACGGACGACGCGGCCGCCACCGTGGTGCGGCTGGCCGCCGGCGAGCAACTCACGCTCGACCTGCCGCCGACCGATGCCTCGCTCTACACCGTGACCGTCGACGCGCCGGGTGAACACCGTTGGCAGCTCGAACTTCTCGCGCCGGACGGCACCGAGATCCACCAGCAGACCCGGTGCGAGATGTTCGACCAGCCACGTCAGACCAGGGTCTTCCGGGTCAGCGACGCACCGCTCCCGGCCGCGACGGGGCTGCGGCTCACCGCGACCGACGACCTGGCGCTACGCCAGCTGGAGTTGATCGCCCGCGGGAAGCGCACGTAG